Genomic segment of Spirochaetota bacterium:
TTGACATTATATATGCAAAGAATAAAATGTACCAAATGGTCAGTACAGGTTGTTTAGTATGGCAACAAAAGGTGTATCAACAAAGCAAACAATAATTAACCACATCATTGAGCATGTTCACCTCAATGGTTTTTTTGAAACAAGCCTCAGCGATATTATAGCTATTACTGGAGTTAAAAAAGGGAATTTATATTTCCATTTTAAAAATAAAGAAGAACTAATTTTAGAAGTACTCAAAGAAGCACATCGGCAGTATCAGGAATATCTTGCGTCATATACTGAAAAGGTTTCAGATCCTTTACAAAAAATTGAAACAATGCTTGATGCAGTATCGTCATACCATAGAAAACGAAAATTCAAAGGTGGGTGTATCTTTGGGAATATCGCAATGGAAATGTCTGATAAAAATACAGACTATCGAGGATTCATCCATGATGTTTTTCAGCAGTGGATTAA
This window contains:
- a CDS encoding TetR/AcrR family transcriptional regulator; this encodes MATKGVSTKQTIINHIIEHVHLNGFFETSLSDIIAITGVKKGNLYFHFKNKEELILEVLKEAHRQYQEYLASYTEKVSDPLQKIETMLDAVSSYHRKRKFKGGCIFGNIAMEMSDKNTDYRGFIHDVFQQWINWTATQLKTAVDNGQLSASTPVQELSHHIIAALEGGILLSKVTKNPDDLNAAIRGLKELLHYYKINKGSKRGNNAVKTGNNR